The following coding sequences lie in one Myxococcus xanthus genomic window:
- a CDS encoding THUMP domain-containing class I SAM-dependent RNA methyltransferase — MDAPVTRARTDEQLFVSTLPGLEPALEAEASALGWKPRRVDGGVELEGPAGLHQDANLRLRCASRVLLRVGHFRAGDSDTLSDRLAELDLSHVWDGRSPPKLSVSLNRSRVPGPDVVFSAAAYAWNVPSVERAGPLDEEGGGLGLTLLVRVDGDAFTVSADTSGDALHRRGYRQEVSRAPLRETLAAGILRLAGYDGTQPLVDPMCGSGTFLVEAAWMAMRRAPGLLRAFAFESFPSFDAQTWAGRKARAEADALPAPGAAIHGYDINAGSLGTARRNARRAGVTLTLERQDARTLKAPVEGPGLVVVNPPYGKRVGEAEDLPALYRALGNTLRQGFAGWRAAVILPDEAPLMKALGLAGATSLPVRNGGLRCRLLLSGPGVT, encoded by the coding sequence ATGGACGCTCCCGTGACACGCGCCCGCACCGACGAACAGCTCTTTGTCTCCACCCTCCCCGGCCTGGAGCCCGCCCTGGAGGCAGAAGCCTCCGCGCTGGGCTGGAAGCCCCGCCGCGTGGACGGCGGCGTGGAGCTGGAGGGCCCGGCCGGCCTGCACCAGGACGCCAACCTGCGCCTTCGCTGCGCCAGCCGGGTGCTGCTGCGCGTGGGCCACTTCCGCGCGGGAGACTCCGACACCCTTTCCGACCGGCTGGCCGAGTTGGACCTGTCTCACGTCTGGGATGGCCGCTCGCCACCGAAGCTGTCGGTGAGCCTGAACCGCTCCCGCGTGCCAGGGCCCGACGTGGTGTTCTCCGCGGCGGCGTATGCGTGGAACGTGCCCTCGGTGGAGCGCGCGGGGCCGCTCGATGAAGAGGGCGGAGGCCTGGGCCTGACATTGCTGGTGCGGGTGGATGGCGACGCGTTCACCGTGAGCGCCGACACCAGCGGGGATGCGCTGCACCGCCGGGGCTACCGCCAGGAAGTGAGCCGCGCGCCCCTGCGTGAGACGCTGGCGGCGGGCATCCTCCGGCTGGCGGGCTACGACGGCACGCAGCCCCTGGTGGACCCGATGTGCGGCTCGGGCACCTTCCTGGTGGAGGCCGCGTGGATGGCCATGCGCCGGGCGCCAGGACTGCTGCGCGCCTTTGCCTTTGAATCCTTCCCCTCCTTCGATGCCCAGACCTGGGCCGGGCGCAAGGCGCGCGCGGAGGCGGACGCCCTGCCCGCGCCAGGGGCGGCGATTCATGGCTACGACATCAACGCGGGCTCGCTGGGGACGGCGCGGCGCAATGCCCGGCGCGCGGGGGTGACGCTCACGCTGGAGCGGCAAGACGCGCGGACGCTGAAGGCCCCCGTGGAAGGCCCGGGGTTGGTGGTGGTGAATCCGCCCTATGGCAAGCGCGTGGGCGAAGCCGAAGACCTGCCCGCGCTGTACCGGGCGCTGGGGAACACGCTGCGCCAGGGCTTCGCGGGGTGGCGCGCGGCGGTCATCCTTCCGGATGAGGCGCCGCTGATGAAGGCGCTGGGACTGGCGGGGGCGACGAGCCTTCCAGTGCGAAACGGCGGGCTGCGGTGCCGGCTGCTGCTGTCGGGACCGGGGGTGACGTGA
- a CDS encoding RluA family pseudouridine synthase, which produces METWFTPFEPKPLADELPGQFPNPFDEGAPHALARRAAEWLQRELREGHLAPGLAASCLDTSEGGKMFGILVVQAPDGRVGFLRAFSGMLAGRWDLPGFVPPLFARDERERLEPAGDALVKRLMAREASFRQSPERAAVLTAHDALQARQTEARAALRATHDARKKQRHARRTDVMASDSLSEEAKRATLHALDQESRGDKAELRRLEAEHDEAQRALAPQRARMERRLRAMERLRRIVCRALMKRLHDTYVVPNARGEHRYLRGLYARGEPPSGAADCAGPKLLAHALSQGFRPLALAEFWWGAPPPAGGRAAGAYYPACKDKCGPLLPYMLDGLPVSAPRPFTVPVLPSRGLDIVFEDEWLVVVDKPEGLLSLPAKDVSVEDSVLARLRARSPEATGTMPAHRLDLDTSGLLVAAKDARTYTALQRQFAGREVYKRYVAWVEGNVRGERGTIDFPMRVDLDDRPRQIHDPVHGKPAVTEWHALERSHGRTKVALFPLTGRTHQLRVHAAHPLGLGAPIVGDRLYGHPGPRLHLHAEALSFQHPVTGQRITLERPAPF; this is translated from the coding sequence GTGGAAACCTGGTTCACGCCCTTCGAGCCGAAGCCCCTCGCGGACGAACTCCCCGGGCAATTCCCAAACCCCTTCGACGAGGGCGCGCCCCACGCGCTGGCGCGCCGGGCGGCGGAATGGCTCCAGAGGGAACTCCGGGAAGGCCATCTCGCGCCTGGACTTGCGGCCTCGTGCCTCGACACGTCCGAGGGTGGAAAGATGTTCGGCATCCTCGTGGTCCAGGCGCCTGACGGACGTGTCGGATTCCTCCGCGCCTTCTCGGGCATGCTTGCTGGCCGATGGGACCTCCCCGGATTCGTGCCTCCCCTCTTCGCCCGTGACGAGCGCGAACGACTGGAGCCCGCGGGCGACGCCCTGGTGAAGCGCCTGATGGCCCGTGAGGCGTCCTTCCGCCAGTCCCCCGAGCGCGCCGCCGTCCTGACCGCGCACGACGCGCTGCAAGCACGCCAGACCGAGGCCCGCGCGGCGCTGCGCGCTACACACGACGCCCGGAAGAAGCAGCGCCATGCGAGGCGCACGGACGTCATGGCCTCGGACTCGCTGAGTGAGGAGGCGAAGCGAGCGACGCTGCATGCGCTCGACCAGGAAAGCCGGGGGGACAAGGCGGAATTGCGGAGACTGGAGGCGGAACACGACGAGGCGCAGCGGGCGCTCGCGCCCCAGCGGGCCCGCATGGAGCGGCGGCTTCGCGCCATGGAGCGACTGCGGCGCATCGTCTGCCGTGCGCTGATGAAGCGCCTGCACGACACCTACGTGGTGCCCAATGCACGAGGAGAACACCGTTACCTGCGCGGCCTCTACGCCAGAGGCGAGCCCCCATCGGGCGCGGCGGACTGCGCCGGGCCCAAGCTTCTGGCACATGCCCTCAGCCAGGGCTTCCGTCCGCTTGCGCTCGCCGAGTTCTGGTGGGGTGCTCCTCCTCCCGCGGGAGGCCGGGCCGCCGGCGCGTACTACCCCGCTTGCAAGGACAAGTGCGGGCCGCTGCTGCCGTACATGCTGGACGGTCTCCCTGTCTCCGCGCCCCGGCCCTTCACGGTGCCCGTGCTGCCGTCACGAGGGCTGGACATCGTCTTCGAGGACGAATGGCTCGTGGTGGTGGACAAGCCGGAGGGCCTGCTCTCCCTGCCCGCGAAGGACGTCTCGGTGGAGGACTCCGTGCTCGCCCGGCTGCGCGCGCGATCTCCGGAAGCGACGGGGACGATGCCCGCGCACCGGCTCGACCTGGACACGTCGGGGCTGCTCGTCGCGGCGAAGGACGCGCGCACCTACACGGCCTTGCAGCGCCAGTTCGCCGGGCGCGAGGTGTACAAGCGCTACGTCGCATGGGTCGAAGGAAACGTCCGGGGCGAGCGCGGCACCATCGACTTTCCCATGCGCGTGGACCTGGACGACCGGCCCCGGCAGATTCATGACCCCGTGCACGGCAAGCCCGCGGTGACGGAGTGGCACGCGCTTGAACGCAGCCACGGCCGCACGAAGGTGGCCCTCTTTCCGCTCACCGGGAGGACACACCAGCTGCGCGTTCACGCGGCCCATCCGCTCGGCCTTGGCGCACCCATCGTTGGCGACCGCCTCTATGGCCACCCGGGTCCCCGATTGCATCTGCATGCGGAGGCCCTGTCGTTCCAGCACCCTGTCACGGGACAGCGCATCACGCTGGAGCGGCCGGCGCCCTTCTGA